The genomic DNA ATGTTCTCGCGCACCGTGTCGCTAAATAGAAAGGTCTCCTGCGGAACGAAGCCAATATTTCTCCGTAGCCACGCGAGCGGGAAGTCGCGGATGGGACGGCCATCGAGCAGGATGGCGCCTTCGGGCGCGTCGTACACGCGCGGAATCAGGCTGACCAGGGTGGATTTTCCAGAGCCGGTGGGACCGACGATGGCGAGACTGCTGCCGGCGGGAATCTTCAGATTCACGTCCCTCAGCACGGAGGTCCCGTTATAGCCGAAACTCAGGTTGCGGAATTCCAGCTCACCACGAATTTCCGGGGCGGACCGCTGCCCGACGTCATCCGCGCCGACGAGCGAACTCGCTGCAACGGCCGACTGTGCGGCTGCGGGTGGAGGGGCGTCGGCGACTTCCGGCTTCTGGTTGAAGATGTCCTGGATGCGCACCATGGAGGCGGTGCCGCGCTGGAAAATATTAATCACCCAGCCGAGCGCGATGATCGGCCAGGTGAGCTGGACCATGTAGGTGTTGAAGGCGACGAAACTGCCGACAGTGATGTGCCCCTTCAATACTTCGCGCCCGCCGAGCCAAAGCACCAGCACCACGGCGAGTCCAAGAACAAATTCCAGCGTCGGCCAGAGCATGCCCATCAGACGGACCAGTTTGAGGCTGCGGCGGATGTACTCCTGGTTGGCGGTCTCGAAACTGGCGACCTCGGCTTCTTCCTGCGCAAAGGCGCGGACGATGCGGGCGCCGGAAAAGTTTTCCTGCGCGCGGGCGGAGATGTCGGAAAAGCTGGCCTGGATTCTTTCGAAGCGTTCGTGAATACGGCGCCCGAAATACTGGACCACGATGCTGAGGAAGGGCAGCGGCGCGTAGGTGTACAGCGTCAGCCTGGGGCTGATTTTGATCATGATGGCGAGCGCAAAGGCGCTGAGCACCAGGGTGTTGGCGGTGTACATGATGCCGGGGCCGAGCAGGTTACGGACGGCATTCAGGTCGTTGGTCGCGCGCGCCATGATGTCGCCGGTGCGCATACGCTGGTAGTAGGAATAGGAAAGCCGTTCCAGGTGAGCGAAGAGATCGTTGCGCAGGTCGAATTCAATGTCGCGGGAGATGCCGATCATCACCCAGCGCGTCAGGAACTGAAAGATGCCCTTCATGGCGACGATCAGCACCAGCAGCAACGCCCAGATGAGCAGCTTGTGCGGCATGACCGAGGCGGGCAGCTTGCCGTCGTGCCAGCCCTGCAGGTCGTCGACCGCGCCGCGAATGGCCAGCGGGCCCAGGATCCAGATGCCGTTGTTGAACAGCACCGTGACCGCGCCGAAGACATAGCCTCGGCGGTACCGGTTCATGTACGGAAATAGCGGTCGGAGTTCCTTCACCATGGACGAGAATTAGATGTGATTGTAGCAGCGCCGGCTTCAGAGGCTTGCCTAGTGGCTATCGTTTCGGGGCCGGATCGCCGCTGTACATCGCGGGTTCGCCCAGGCTGCCCTTAGCCGGAAGGTGGCGCAGGTAGGTGACAATTTCCCACATCTCCTCGTCGCGCAGGATGCCTTTGGCCGCCGGCATTCCCGACGGGCTGAGCCCATTGTTAATGACCCACTTGAGCTGCCCGTCGGTATATGCCTGCACCGCGGGGGAATTCAATTCCGGGATAGGCGGTGACATGGCGGCGGCAAAGGGAACGCCGGTAGTCTGGCCATCGAGTCCATGGCAAGCGGCGCAGTACGACGAAAACGCCTGTTGGCCGCGGTGGATATTTTCCGGAGTCGCAGGCACGGGGTTTGGATCCTTGGCGCCGCCGACAGTCAGGCGTCGCTTGACCGATGTCATGATTGCCGTCTCGGTGCTGCCCGGCGCGCGCACGCTGCAGGCGGTGAGCACCAGCAAGAACGTCGCGCCGATCAGGAAACCCAATCCCCTCCCTAGCCCAACCCGGGCCAGGGTGCGCCGCCCGCTTGTAATAGGCCAGAGCACAACTACTCCACAACGATCTTCATGTTCATCGCGGCGTGATTCACACCGCAGAAGTGGTCGCAGATGAGCAGGTAAGTGCCGGCCGTCTGCGGGGTCAGATTGACCTCGGTGGTCTTGCCGGGCTCGATGATTTCGTCAATCTTCAGCGGCTTGAGAAAGAAGCCGTGGGTGACGTCGGCGCTGGTCAGCATCAGTTTGACCGGCTCGCCCTTTTTCAGGGTGATCTGGTTAGGACTGAACTCAAAACGCTTGGCGGTAATGTTGATGACCTTGGGATCCTGGGCCCGGGTGCCACGCGGGGCGAGCGCGAACACAGCCAGTGCGACAAGCATCGTGATTAGAATTCGGCGGGGCGACATGACTCTCTCCTATAACGTTGGGTTTTTCAGAACCTGCTGGATGCCGTTCAACCCGGAATATTCGCGCAGGGTAAGCTCCACATCGCGGACGGTAATGGGCTGCTTGGGAGCGGCGTTTACCACGCGGATACCGAGGTTCTTGAAGGGCGCATCCTTGTCGAACGGATAAGGCTTCTTGACTGGGGCTGTGGGCTCCGGAAAAGCGAAGATGAGCGAGCGCGCGGCATAGTGATGAGCGTGGCCGACCTCGTGCTCGTCATCGCGGTGAATGTGCCCGTAGAGCACGGTGACATTCTCATAGCCGGCGAGCGCGTTCATGACGTCGTCGCCATCGCTGGTGAACCACTCCCACTCCGGCTTAAGGTCAAACAGCGGCCGATGGGTGAACACCACGATGGGCGCGGATTTCGGGAAGCGCGCCAGGTCTTTTTTCATCCAGGCGATCTGCTCGGAGCCAACTTCGGGCTTGGCGCGAGAAACGTTGTCGAGCGCGATGAAGTGAATGCCGCGGTGATCGAAAGAGTAGTTGGTGGGCCCGTAGTTTTCGCGGAAGAGCGCACCGCCGTCCAGGCCGGCATCATGCTCGCCGGGCACGCACATGAGTTTCTTGGCCGTGAGGCGCCCGGCAATCTCGCGAAAGTCCTTCATGCGCTTGGCGTGAACATCCTTGTCCTCGCTGTCGTGAGTCAGGTCGCCGGTGAAGAGCACGAGGTCAGGCTGGTGCGGCAGGGCATTGACCATCTCGACGGCACGCTCGAAAGCCTTGGTGCCGAGCGGGTCGGGAGGGCCGTTAAAGCCCACGTGCGCATCGCTCAATTGAACGAAAGAAAAAGGTGTAATCGCTTCGCCATTGTTGCGTCCCAACATGCGAAAGGTCTCGGCAGCCTCGGCGGTGGCGATCGGCGCCACCTGGTAGAGCACGCCGATGCCGAGCGCGGCGCCTGAAATCCTTAGAAACGAGCGGCGGTCGACGTCTTTCATGTGGTCCTCCCATTGCTGCTTCGGCGTGTAAAACCGGGCAGGGGACGGTTTATTCCCGGTGCGCGAAGAAAAATTGGGGAATAGAATCCAGGTTCGGCGGTTATCCAATATGTGGAAGTTGCGGAACCCAGGAAACAACTCGGAGTTCGAAGCGCTCGCCCTGCCGCTATTCGAGTCGCTGTATAACTTCGCGCACTGGCTGGCGCAGGACCGGCATGATGCCGAGGACCTGGTGCAGGAGACCTACGCCAAGGCGCTGAGAGGCTTCGCTTCCTTCCAGCTGGGAACGAATTTTCGGGCCTGGATGTTCAAGATCCTGCGCAACACGTTCCTGACCTCGCGCAGCGGCCTGGCGAGCACGAACACGGAGCCGCTGGAACCCGGCGATGAGGACCGGTTGCTGCCGGTTTCGTCGCATACGCCGGAGACGGTGGTCATCACCAACGATCTCGGCGAGGCGCTGCAAGGGGCCATCGAGGCGCTGCCGGTGCCGTTCCGTGAAGTGCTGCTGCTGGCTGACGTGGAAGAAATGTCGTACCAGGAAATTGCCGAAGCATTGACCATACCGATCGGGACGGTGATGTCGCGCCTGGCCCGGGCGCGCAAGGCGGCGCGGCAGAAGTTGGTCGAATCCGGCTACGAGCAGCGGAAAGGACGAGCGAGCCGGGGATGAAAGACATTATGAATTGCGAAGTGTGGCAAGGAAAACTCGACGCGTATGCCGACGCGGAGCTTCCTCCGGAGACCATGCGGTCCATGGCGGAGCATTTGTCCGGCTGCCCGGTCTGCACGGCAGAGATGGTGCAGATCATGCAGCAAAAAAAGATTACGGCGATGGCCGGAAAGCGGTACAGCCCGGCGCCGGAGTTCCGCGCGCGCGTGCTGCGCGGCATCGCCCCTCCACGCCGCGGGTGGCAGTGGGCATTCGCATTGGCGACCGCAGTGGCGGCGGTCGTGGTCATCGGTTTGGGATTGGCCATCGTGCTTCCGGCGCGGACGGCGGCGCGTAATCAGCTGATCGCGGGAGTGGTGGATCGTCACGTCACCGCCCTGGCAAGCGCGTCGCCGGTGGACGTGATTTCGACCGACCGGCACACCGTGAAACCTTGGTTCCAGGGAAAGCTGCCATTCACCTTCAATTTGCCGGAGCTGGCCGGTTCACCGTACACGCTGGTCGGCGGGCGGATGGTGTTTGTCCGCGGTGAAGCGGGCGCGCACTTGATATGCGACGTTCGTAAGCACCACATGTCGGTGCTGATTTTCGAGGACCGCGGCGATTTTGCGCGGCTGCTGCCGGCGTCGGAAGAGCCGGAGCACGCGCGTTCCTTCAACGTCGAGACTTGGAGTCAAGCCGGCCTGCGCTATTTCGTGGTCAGCGACGCGTCGGCCGACGATGTCAGCGGCCTGGCGGGACTGCTGAAGCAGGCGAATTAACCGTGGCTAGCAGTACGGGCCAGTGGCCAGTGCGAATCCAAATACGAGCTACTAAGCGTTTACTTTTGAACAGTGCAAAGTTGATAGTTAAAGTTAAGCACTAAGTCGGTACCTTCAAGATCATGTACCCGCCCGCCAGGGCGAAGAGCACGTCGGGCGACCAGGCCGCCAGCGTGGGCGGAAGCTGGTTGGTGTTGCCCATCGCCTCGAACAATCCCGAGATAACGAAGTAAACGGCGGCAATGCCGATGGCAGTGGCCACTCCGGCCAGCGCGCCTCGGCGTCCGGCGGAGAGTGCAAACGGCACCGCCAGCACCGCCATGACGAAGGTGATAATCGGGAAAGCGAATTTCTTCTGCAACTGCACCCGCAGCCTGACGACATCGAATCCGCTCTGTTGCAGGTCGTGGATGTAGCTTTTCAGCTCCGCATAATTCATCTCCGAAGACTGTTTCACTTCCTTCTTGAAATAGCCGGGAGGCTCGCGGAGTTCGGCAAAAGTTTCGACGTCGAACGGTTGAAATTCCTCGATGGCGGAGCCGCGGAAGGAGCGTGTCCATCCTTGCTCGAAAACCCATTTTTGCAGAGTCTCAGACCAGTGCGCGCGGGTGGCATAGATGCGCTTGGTCAGTTCGAAAGTCTTGGGATCGAACTCGAAGATGGAGACACTGCCGAAGCGATTGGCGTCGGCGTCGAAAAATTCGTAGTAATAAATGTCGGAATGCTGGCCGAAAATCCACTTGCGGTCGGGGCGCAGGTAGGTCTGCGCGGGCTTGCCCTTGATCTGGTTGCGCAACGCGTCCTGCCGCTTATTGGCGTGGGGAAGGTAGAGGTTCTCGAAAAAGAAGAGCCCTGTGGCGAGGACGGCCGCGATGATCACCACCGGCAGGATCACGCGATAGATACTGATCCCGGTGGCCTTCATGGCGGTGATCTCATTGGCCTTCTGCATCAGGCCAAAGGTCACCAGCACGGCGAGCAGCACGCTAATGTGGGTGCTGTTGTAGATGAAGTACGGGGTCACATTCACCAGGTATTGCCCAACCAGCACCAGCGGGACGCGATTGCGCACGATGTCACCGAGCAGCTCGAAGAAGGTGAAGACGAGCAGGAGCATCAGGAACGTGCTCAGGATCATGCCCAGGTAAACGAAGAAGTCGCGCAGGATATAGTCGTCAAGGATGAGAGGAAAGCGCGCGCTGAAGACGCGCTTGCGGTTGGCCGCGCGCTCGAAGGCCCCGCCCTCGCCGCGCCGGGCGCCTGCCGGGACATGTGCCTTGAAGATACGAAGCAGCATGGCCCAGAGATTGCGCACGTTAAAGTAATCCACCTGCACGCGCTCGGACCGCCACAGCAGAAAGAGACCGCCGACAAAGAAAACGAAATTGCCCAGCCATAAACCTGGTCCGGCGGAGATCTTGCCCTGCCGCGCCATCGACATTCCGGCTAGCGACAAGAAGTAATAAATGAAGACCAGCCCGATGGTGAGCACAAAGCCGGTGCTCTTGCCGCCCTTCTTGGCGGACAGTCCCAGCGGGATGCCAACCAGCGCCAGCACAATGCAGGCAGTGGGCAAGGCCAGGCGGCGGTGAAACTCGATGTCGTAGGCGCGGCTCTGCGGTCCGTTGGCGCGCGCGCGTTGCAACAACTCCGACGTGCTCATCTCGGCCGCAGGCGTGACCGCCGTGGCGGGATTTTGCACCACCGGAAGCTGGATCGGGACGTCGGTCTCGTTGAAGGTGGAAATGGCGTACTGGTCCGGTTGACGCGGAACGGTTTCGTGCTCCGATCCGTTCTCCAAGTGCAGCCGCAGCTTGTCGACGCCTTCGCTGACGGCGATGCCCTTGCGCGCCAGGGTAATCTTCGGCGCGGAAGAGTTGCTGATATCGGCGACGAATACGCCCTTCCACAGCGCTGCGCCTTCGCCGCTGCTGGCGTCCTGGACGTAGAGCACCAGGTTCTTAAAGTCTTCGTAGAACACGCGGGGCTGGATTTCAAACGATACCTGGCTGCTCTTGAGCCGATTTTGCAGGCGCGCCAGGGCGGTCGCCGAGCGCGGGGCGACGAACACATTGTTCACCAGCGCCAGTACCCAGGCAATACTCACGAAGATGGCCAGGATGCGAACGAACGCGCCGGGACCGACGCCGCTGGCGCGCATGGCGGTGATCTCGCTGTCGGCGGCCAGGCGGCTGAGACCGATCAGGATTCCGACCAGGACCGCCATGGGAATGGTGACCGTAAGCGCTCCCGGCAGGGTGAGAAAAAAGATTTCGGCAACACTGGGCAGGGGCGCGCTGTTGCGCACCACCACTTCCAGGATGCGCTCCAGGTCCCGCAGGAATATAACGAAGGTGAAGACGGCCGCGCCGATGAGCGCGTGCGAGAGCACTTCGCGCAAGATGTAGCGGGTCAGGATGCGCATCGGAAGCTTGTGTTTACGCGGGCCTCAGGGCCAGTCTAGCACGAGGTTTTGCCACTCGTTGACCGACTGCATTACTCTTGAATCCGCCTGGTAAGCTGCCCAAGACCGCTAACCGGCAATAACCGGGGACCGTCCATGCCTACACTTGGCGTCGCCATCCTCTGGCACATGCACCAGCCCTTCTACAAGGACCTGGTAAGCGGAGAGTATCGCCTGCCCTGGGTGCGAATGCATGCGTTGAAGGACTATTACGGCATGGTGAAGCTGCTGGACGAGTTTCCCAATGTCCATCAGACCTTCAACCTGGTGCCGTCTTTGGTCGCGCAGATTGAGGACTATGTTGCCGGCACAGCCCGCGATCCCTTCCTGAACATCGCCATCAAGCCGGCGGCGGAACTGGAACCGCAGGAGCGCCGGTTCGCCCTCGACTACCTGTTTTATGCCAACCCGACGCAGATGATCGGACGCTACCCGCGTTATCGCGAACTGTGGGAGTTGTTCCGCGGCGCGGGGCAGGAGTCAGCGCGCGCCGAGCGGCTTTTCCAAACGCAGGATTTCACTGACCTGCAGGTGCTCTCGCAACTGGCGTGGTTCGATGAATTCTTTCTCGAGCAGCCGGATGTGGCGGCAGTCGTCAAGAAGGGACGGAAGTTTTCGCGGGACGACCAGGAGTTCGTCACCGCCAAGCAGCGCGAAATCCTTGCCTCGGTGCTGCCCGCTTATGCGGCGGCGGCCAAGCGCGGCGGAATCGAGATCTCCACTTCGCCGTTCTACCATCCCATCCTGCCGCTGCTCTGCGACACCGACCAGGGCGCTGTCTCGCACCCCGGGCTGCCCCTGCCGGAATGCCCGTACCGCCACCCGGAGGACGCGCGCGAGCAACTGCTGCGTGGCCTCGATCAGAGCGAGCGTGTCTTTGGCGTTCGGCCGCGCGGGGTGTGGCCGTCGGAAGGCAGCGTCTCCGAGCAGGTGGTAGAGATCGCCGCCAAGTGCGGGGTCCAGTGGATGGCGACGGATGAAGGCGTGCTCGGCCGCACGCTCCACTTCAACTTCGCGCGCGACGCCCACGGCCAGCTCGACGCCGGCGGCGCCGAACGTCTCTACGCGCCCTACCTTTACGAGAAGGGCGCGACCAGGATGAACCTGGTCTTCCGCGATCACGCCTTGTCCGACCTGATCGGGTTCGTGTACTCGGGCATGAATGCGAAGGACGCGGCCCATCACTTGATACAAAACATCAAGGCGGCCGCCGAGCCCGTGCTGCAGCAGGGAAGCGATGCGCTGGTGCCGGTAATCCTCGATGGCGAGAACGCCTGGGAGTACTACCCGCGCTCAGGACGCGAATTCCTGCGCCGCGTCTACGACGCGCTGCAGCATGACCCCGAAATCGAGGCGGTCACGGTGAGCGAGGCCATCGAGCGTCATCGTGACGTGCCGCGGCTCCGTTCGCTGGTGCCGGGATCGTGGATTAACGCCAACTTCGATGTCTGGATCGGCGCGCCTGAGGACAACAAATCCTGGGATTACCTGGCTGCGGCGCGCGCCTTCTTTGCCCAGGCTGCGCCCATGGCGGCGGAGGAAAAGCGGCGGCTGGCATTCGAGGAAATCCTGATCGCCGAGGGAAGCGACTGGAACTGGTGGTACGGGCCGGAGCATCATTCCGCCAACGACCGCGACTTTGATGAACTCTATCGCAAGCACCTGTCCAACATTTATCAAACCCTGGGCGCCGCGCCCCCGGTGTACCTGGCACAGCCGATATCGAGGGGAGCGGCTCGCCCGCTTTTTGCGCCACAGACCGCCTACATCCACCCGCGGGTGCAAGCCGGCTTCAAACGCTACTTCGACTGGATCGGCGCGGCCATGTACAGCGCCGATCGCCACGCCGGCGCGATGCACGGAAAGGTTTTTCTCCTCGACGCGATTTACGCCGGCATCGATGACGACAATCTCTATGGACGGCTGGATTTCATTGCCGGAGTTCCGGAAGATGAGTTTGACCTGGTTGTGACCTGCGATCGCACCGATCCCGCCGCCAAAGCCGAAGCCGTGGGGCCGGGCGGGACACGAAAGTCGATGAGCGGCGCCGTTTCACCCTCGCTGCGGCTGGAAGCGCATGTGGCGCAGCGCAAGATCCGAGCATGGCGCCTGCACCCTTCCGACTCGAACACAGACATTGCCGGCTCCGACGGGACGCACAACAACGCCGTCCGGGTCACGTTGGACAAGAATCTCGAATTCCAAATTCCGCTGGCCATGGTCGGCGCGCGCCTGGGCCACACCCTTCGGCTGCGTTTCAGCATCTGGCGCGACCGGCTACCGCTGGATGCTCTGCCGGTGGAAGGAACAATGGACCTGCCGATCGTGACGGAAGAGGAGATGTCGGCCGGCGCCATGAACTACAGCGCCTCCAGTTAGGATAACGTCACCCGGCGTTCATCTGCCGGAAACGCGCTCCCAGCGCGGCGGCCGGCCTTGGACGGGACACTCTGCCCGGTACAACTCCACCGTGAAGCGCGGCTTCTGGTTGGGCGGCGGCGGCAGGTCGTACACGACGCTGGCGGTCATTGACTTCGCAGCAAGAGTGGTGCCGCAAGTGTCATCGTAGATCTGGCCGAAATCTTCGACCGTCGCCAGCCTGTCCTTGTCGAACACGACCAACTTCGCAATGCGAATCACCTGGCCCTGATCGACCCGCCCGCCGCCGAGCAGCAGTTCATTCTTGTGATCGGCGTTCAAGTCAAAGGTGCCCAGGATCGCGTCCGGCCAAGTCACGTCCGCTTTTGCGGTGAACGCGCCCGCGGTGAACACAACCAGGCGCCGCACTGGCTCCGCTTCGCGCTCGCACCGGCCCACTTCAACCAGGTACACGGCCTGCTTCAGTCCGGCAGCGGTAAACGACCCATCCGCTGACCCGCCGATTTGTGCCGAACTCTCCGGCCGGCAGTTCGGGACCGACGCAACATGCATGGCGGCAGAAATCACCTTCGCTTTTGTGGTTTCGTCGATGGCAGGCGGCGCCGGCGGCAGGTTGCGGAAGTCGTAGAGCACTTTCTTATCGAGCGCGGAGAATCCCGTGCCGGAACGCGAATACGGCTCGCGGTTGCAGCCGATGAGCGCCATCGCCAGGCAGGCGAGAGCAGGGAGAAAAAAGATGGGTGCGGCCGCGCGCATGACCGCACCCATTGTAATTATTGTGCGTCGCTGCCGGCGCCCAGCGACATGGGCCGGCTGAGCTCGAACTCGATTTCCGTTCCCGCGGGAAGCGTGGCGGAACGGGTCTTGATGAGCCAATGGACAGCCGAGGCCGTGGCCCCCACGCCGGCGCCGATCAAGGCCCCTTCGGGACCAGCGATCAGCGAGCCGCCAAGCGCTCCGCCGCCGGCAGCAAGACCGGTTTCCTTCCAGTCGCCGCCGTCGTGACCGCGTCCCTTGAGCTGGCCTTCGTCATTCACGTCCACCTCCGGCCTCGCATTCGTGTCCACCACGACCGCGGTGAAGGAGAAGCGATTGCCGTTCGGCATCACGATGGTATCGGGCCGCAGGTCGATGGTTGGCTTTCCCCAGATGCGCCGACGCTCACTGGCGCGCGCGATGCGTCCTTCCAGCGCGGCGCCGACCGGAACAATCGTACGGCCCTGGAATTTGACCGCCTCCGTAACCAGTCCGGAGAAGCGATCGCCGGCCTTGCTGGTGCGCGTGGAGATAGTGGTCTCCAATCTCATTTTCACCGCGGTGCCGGCCGGCAGGCTGGCGGTCAGGCCCACCGATGGCGTGGGCTCAGGATTGAGCGCTTCCGGCGCCGGCGAGCC from Terriglobales bacterium includes the following:
- a CDS encoding ABC transporter ATP-binding protein, with amino-acid sequence MNRYRRGYVFGAVTVLFNNGIWILGPLAIRGAVDDLQGWHDGKLPASVMPHKLLIWALLLVLIVAMKGIFQFLTRWVMIGISRDIEFDLRNDLFAHLERLSYSYYQRMRTGDIMARATNDLNAVRNLLGPGIMYTANTLVLSAFALAIMIKISPRLTLYTYAPLPFLSIVVQYFGRRIHERFERIQASFSDISARAQENFSGARIVRAFAQEEAEVASFETANQEYIRRSLKLVRLMGMLWPTLEFVLGLAVVLVLWLGGREVLKGHITVGSFVAFNTYMVQLTWPIIALGWVINIFQRGTASMVRIQDIFNQKPEVADAPPPAAAQSAVAASSLVGADDVGQRSAPEIRGELEFRNLSFGYNGTSVLRDVNLKIPAGSSLAIVGPTGSGKSTLVSLIPRVYDAPEGAILLDGRPIRDFPLAWLRRNIGFVPQETFLFSDTVRENIAFGVESSSDGDVVQAAQGANIASEIQAFPEKYNTMVGERGITLSGGQKQRTAIARALIRDPRIMVLDDALSSVDTYTEEKILNHLREVMRGRTTIFISHRVSTVRNADRIAVLHDGSIVELGTHEELLALNGYYTDLYNKQLLEEELETV
- a CDS encoding cytochrome c, whose translation is MLWPITSGRRTLARVGLGRGLGFLIGATFLLVLTACSVRAPGSTETAIMTSVKRRLTVGGAKDPNPVPATPENIHRGQQAFSSYCAACHGLDGQTTGVPFAAAMSPPIPELNSPAVQAYTDGQLKWVINNGLSPSGMPAAKGILRDEEMWEIVTYLRHLPAKGSLGEPAMYSGDPAPKR
- a CDS encoding cupredoxin domain-containing protein, which gives rise to MSPRRILITMLVALAVFALAPRGTRAQDPKVINITAKRFEFSPNQITLKKGEPVKLMLTSADVTHGFFLKPLKIDEIIEPGKTTEVNLTPQTAGTYLLICDHFCGVNHAAMNMKIVVE
- a CDS encoding metallophosphoesterase, yielding MKDVDRRSFLRISGAALGIGVLYQVAPIATAEAAETFRMLGRNNGEAITPFSFVQLSDAHVGFNGPPDPLGTKAFERAVEMVNALPHQPDLVLFTGDLTHDSEDKDVHAKRMKDFREIAGRLTAKKLMCVPGEHDAGLDGGALFRENYGPTNYSFDHRGIHFIALDNVSRAKPEVGSEQIAWMKKDLARFPKSAPIVVFTHRPLFDLKPEWEWFTSDGDDVMNALAGYENVTVLYGHIHRDDEHEVGHAHHYAARSLIFAFPEPTAPVKKPYPFDKDAPFKNLGIRVVNAAPKQPITVRDVELTLREYSGLNGIQQVLKNPTL
- a CDS encoding sigma-70 family RNA polymerase sigma factor, which gives rise to MWKLRNPGNNSEFEALALPLFESLYNFAHWLAQDRHDAEDLVQETYAKALRGFASFQLGTNFRAWMFKILRNTFLTSRSGLASTNTEPLEPGDEDRLLPVSSHTPETVVITNDLGEALQGAIEALPVPFREVLLLADVEEMSYQEIAEALTIPIGTVMSRLARARKAARQKLVESGYEQRKGRASRG
- a CDS encoding zf-HC2 domain-containing protein; translation: MKDIMNCEVWQGKLDAYADAELPPETMRSMAEHLSGCPVCTAEMVQIMQQKKITAMAGKRYSPAPEFRARVLRGIAPPRRGWQWAFALATAVAAVVVIGLGLAIVLPARTAARNQLIAGVVDRHVTALASASPVDVISTDRHTVKPWFQGKLPFTFNLPELAGSPYTLVGGRMVFVRGEAGAHLICDVRKHHMSVLIFEDRGDFARLLPASEEPEHARSFNVETWSQAGLRYFVVSDASADDVSGLAGLLKQAN
- the lptF gene encoding LPS export ABC transporter permease LptF, which gives rise to MRILTRYILREVLSHALIGAAVFTFVIFLRDLERILEVVVRNSAPLPSVAEIFFLTLPGALTVTIPMAVLVGILIGLSRLAADSEITAMRASGVGPGAFVRILAIFVSIAWVLALVNNVFVAPRSATALARLQNRLKSSQVSFEIQPRVFYEDFKNLVLYVQDASSGEGAALWKGVFVADISNSSAPKITLARKGIAVSEGVDKLRLHLENGSEHETVPRQPDQYAISTFNETDVPIQLPVVQNPATAVTPAAEMSTSELLQRARANGPQSRAYDIEFHRRLALPTACIVLALVGIPLGLSAKKGGKSTGFVLTIGLVFIYYFLSLAGMSMARQGKISAGPGLWLGNFVFFVGGLFLLWRSERVQVDYFNVRNLWAMLLRIFKAHVPAGARRGEGGAFERAANRKRVFSARFPLILDDYILRDFFVYLGMILSTFLMLLLVFTFFELLGDIVRNRVPLVLVGQYLVNVTPYFIYNSTHISVLLAVLVTFGLMQKANEITAMKATGISIYRVILPVVIIAAVLATGLFFFENLYLPHANKRQDALRNQIKGKPAQTYLRPDRKWIFGQHSDIYYYEFFDADANRFGSVSIFEFDPKTFELTKRIYATRAHWSETLQKWVFEQGWTRSFRGSAIEEFQPFDVETFAELREPPGYFKKEVKQSSEMNYAELKSYIHDLQQSGFDVVRLRVQLQKKFAFPIITFVMAVLAVPFALSAGRRGALAGVATAIGIAAVYFVISGLFEAMGNTNQLPPTLAAWSPDVLFALAGGYMILKVPT
- a CDS encoding glycoside hydrolase family 57 protein, which gives rise to MPTLGVAILWHMHQPFYKDLVSGEYRLPWVRMHALKDYYGMVKLLDEFPNVHQTFNLVPSLVAQIEDYVAGTARDPFLNIAIKPAAELEPQERRFALDYLFYANPTQMIGRYPRYRELWELFRGAGQESARAERLFQTQDFTDLQVLSQLAWFDEFFLEQPDVAAVVKKGRKFSRDDQEFVTAKQREILASVLPAYAAAAKRGGIEISTSPFYHPILPLLCDTDQGAVSHPGLPLPECPYRHPEDAREQLLRGLDQSERVFGVRPRGVWPSEGSVSEQVVEIAAKCGVQWMATDEGVLGRTLHFNFARDAHGQLDAGGAERLYAPYLYEKGATRMNLVFRDHALSDLIGFVYSGMNAKDAAHHLIQNIKAAAEPVLQQGSDALVPVILDGENAWEYYPRSGREFLRRVYDALQHDPEIEAVTVSEAIERHRDVPRLRSLVPGSWINANFDVWIGAPEDNKSWDYLAAARAFFAQAAPMAAEEKRRLAFEEILIAEGSDWNWWYGPEHHSANDRDFDELYRKHLSNIYQTLGAAPPVYLAQPISRGAARPLFAPQTAYIHPRVQAGFKRYFDWIGAAMYSADRHAGAMHGKVFLLDAIYAGIDDDNLYGRLDFIAGVPEDEFDLVVTCDRTDPAAKAEAVGPGGTRKSMSGAVSPSLRLEAHVAQRKIRAWRLHPSDSNTDIAGSDGTHNNAVRVTLDKNLEFQIPLAMVGARLGHTLRLRFSIWRDRLPLDALPVEGTMDLPIVTEEEMSAGAMNYSASS